In Fusobacterium massiliense, a single window of DNA contains:
- the atpC gene encoding ATP synthase F1 subunit epsilon produces the protein MPSLKVSVVTQIRKVLEEEAGYLRLRTSEGDIGILPNHAPFVAELSYGKMEIESPDKTKRDAYFITGGFLEISNNEATIIADEIFTSDEIDLQFEEAELENQKNFLEKASAEEKKKIEKNIKIFQSKIDFKKNL, from the coding sequence ATGCCTAGTTTAAAAGTGAGTGTTGTAACTCAAATTAGGAAAGTGCTAGAAGAGGAAGCTGGATATCTAAGACTGAGAACATCGGAAGGAGATATTGGAATACTTCCTAATCATGCTCCTTTTGTTGCAGAGCTTTCTTATGGAAAAATGGAAATAGAAAGTCCTGATAAAACTAAAAGAGATGCATATTTTATTACAGGTGGTTTTTTAGAAATTTCAAATAATGAGGCAACAATAATAGCTGATGAAATTTTTACATCTGATGAAATTGATCTTCAATTTGAAGAAGCTGAACTTGAAAATCAAAAGAATTTTTTAGAAAAGGCTTCTGCTGAAGAAAAGAAAAAGATTGAAAAAAATATAAAAATTTTTCAATCTAAGATAGATTTTAAAAAAAATTTATAA
- the atpE gene encoding ATP synthase F0 subunit C: MDLLTAKTIVLGCSAVGAGLAMIAGLGPGIGEGYAAGKAVESVARQPEARGTIISTMILGQAVAESTGIYSLVIALILLYANPFLSQLG; this comes from the coding sequence ATGGATTTATTAACAGCAAAAACAATAGTATTAGGATGTTCAGCAGTAGGTGCAGGACTTGCTATGATAGCAGGATTAGGACCAGGGATTGGAGAAGGATATGCAGCTGGTAAAGCAGTTGAATCTGTTGCAAGACAACCTGAAGCAAGAGGAACTATAATATCTACAATGATATTAGGACAAGCAGTAGCAGAGTCTACTGGTATTTACTCATTAGTTATAGCATTAATCTTATTATATGCTAACCCTTTCTTAAGCCAATTAGGATAA
- a CDS encoding AtpZ/AtpI family protein: MKWNNYFDKDFFRYLGLFSQIGLTIFINVAISIYLYKIVEKYLFKSWHFFIFMIILGIVNGFYRVYKLIFYKSENNKKGKE, from the coding sequence ATGAAATGGAATAATTATTTCGATAAAGATTTTTTTAGATACTTAGGTTTATTTTCACAAATAGGCTTAACAATTTTCATAAATGTAGCAATATCAATATATTTATATAAAATAGTAGAAAAATATTTATTTAAAAGTTGGCATTTTTTTATATTTATGATAATATTAGGAATAGTGAATGGTTTTTATAGAGTATATAAACTTATATTCTATAAAAGTGAGAATAATAAAAAAGGAAAAGAATAA
- a CDS encoding GntP family permease translates to MVTVSALGAIIGLVVAIVLIMRKVNPAYSLILGSIVGGLVGGANITETVGLMISGAQGMIPAILRIITAGVLAGVLIETGAAKKIAETIVSKLGESKAVIAIVISAMILTMVGVFIDVAVITVAPIAMAIAKKTNLSRTAVLIAMIGGGKSGNIMSPNPNAIAASDAFSLPLTSVMAAGIIPAIFGIIVTIIIARALTKKGSEIKENEINISSEGDEGPSFFAAILGPLVAIIILSLRPIAGIVIDPLIALPLGGFIGCLFMGKLKHFNEYCVFGLGKMIGVAILLLGTGTISGIIANSDLKTVLENFLSSTGAPAFLLAPLAGILMSGATASTTAGTAVGSKVFGPSLLDLGLSPISSAAMIHSGATVLDHLPHGSFFHATGGSVNMDMKERLALIPFESIVGLTLTIVSTIIYGIIF, encoded by the coding sequence ATGGTAACTGTAAGTGCATTAGGTGCTATAATTGGTCTTGTCGTTGCAATAGTTCTTATAATGAGAAAGGTTAATCCTGCATACTCTCTAATTTTAGGTTCTATTGTTGGAGGGCTTGTTGGTGGAGCTAATATAACAGAAACTGTTGGACTTATGATTTCTGGAGCTCAAGGTATGATTCCTGCTATTTTAAGAATTATTACTGCTGGAGTATTAGCAGGAGTATTAATTGAAACAGGTGCTGCAAAAAAAATTGCAGAGACTATAGTTAGTAAATTAGGAGAGTCTAAAGCTGTAATTGCCATAGTTATTTCTGCAATGATTTTGACTATGGTTGGTGTTTTTATAGATGTTGCAGTAATCACTGTTGCTCCAATAGCAATGGCAATAGCTAAAAAAACAAATTTATCTAGAACAGCTGTTTTAATTGCGATGATTGGAGGAGGAAAATCTGGAAACATTATGTCACCTAACCCAAATGCAATAGCTGCTTCAGATGCTTTTAGCCTTCCTTTGACATCTGTTATGGCTGCAGGTATAATTCCTGCTATTTTTGGTATTATCGTTACAATAATTATAGCTAGAGCCCTTACAAAAAAAGGTAGTGAAATTAAAGAAAATGAAATTAATATTAGCTCTGAAGGTGACGAAGGTCCTAGTTTCTTTGCTGCAATTTTAGGTCCTTTGGTTGCTATTATAATTTTATCACTAAGACCAATAGCAGGAATAGTTATAGACCCTTTAATTGCTCTGCCTTTAGGTGGTTTTATCGGTTGCTTATTTATGGGAAAATTAAAACATTTCAATGAATATTGTGTTTTTGGACTTGGAAAAATGATTGGTGTTGCTATATTGTTACTTGGAACTGGTACTATATCTGGAATTATAGCAAATTCTGACCTAAAAACTGTATTAGAAAACTTCTTATCATCTACTGGTGCTCCAGCATTCTTGTTAGCTCCACTTGCTGGAATACTAATGTCAGGTGCTACTGCATCTACAACGGCTGGAACTGCAGTTGGAAGTAAAGTTTTTGGTCCTAGTTTACTTGATTTAGGGCTATCTCCAATTAGTTCAGCTGCTATGATACATTCTGGTGCTACTGTTTTAGATCACTTACCTCATGGAAGTTTTTTCCACGCAACTGGTGGAAGTGTAAATATGGATATGAAAGAAAGATTAGCACTAATTCCATTTGAATCTATAGTTGGTCTTACTTTAACTATTGTCTCAACTATTATTTATGGTATTATTTTTTAA
- a CDS encoding ATP synthase subunit I produces MENIKKIFKIVIINTIICFLIGLIFQSKYLFLGMSGGCIISVLSFYLLALDSKAIAYTNDIRAAKKIAYFGYARRYFLHMIFLGLLLYLTNDFKLFLSGFIGTLNVKLTIYFMNVLEKIKKYLK; encoded by the coding sequence ATGGAAAACATAAAGAAAATTTTTAAAATAGTAATAATTAACACTATAATTTGTTTTCTAATTGGTCTGATATTTCAAAGTAAGTATTTGTTTTTAGGAATGTCAGGAGGTTGTATTATTTCTGTTTTATCATTCTATTTGTTAGCATTGGATAGTAAAGCTATTGCCTATACTAATGATATTAGAGCAGCAAAAAAAATAGCATATTTTGGTTATGCCAGAAGATATTTTTTACATATGATTTTTTTAGGCTTGCTATTATATTTAACTAATGACTTTAAACTTTTTTTAAGTGGATTTATAGGAACTTTAAATGTAAAACTTACTATTTATTTTATGAATGTACTTGAAAAAATAAAAAAATATTTAAAGTAA
- the atpD gene encoding F0F1 ATP synthase subunit beta: MNKGTITQIISAVVDVAFKDELPAIYNALKVKLDDKELVLEVEQHLGNNVVRTVAMDSTDGLKRGMEVIDTGKPITVPVGKAVLGRILNVLGEPVDNQGPLNAETFLPIHREAPEFDDLETETEIFETGIKVIDLLAPYIKGGKIGLFGGAGVGKTVLIMELINNIAKGHGGISVFAGVGERTREGRDLYGEMTESGVISKTALVYGQMNEPPGARLRVALTGLTVAENFRDKDGQDVLLFIDNIFRFTQAGSEVSALLGRIPSAVGYQPNLATEMGALQERITSTKSGSITSVQAVYVPADDLTDPAPATTFSHLDATTVLSRNIASLGIYPAVDPLDSTSKALSEDIVGREHYEVARKVQEVLQRYKELQDIIAILGMDELSDEDKLTVSRARKIERFFSQPFSVAEQFTGMEGKYVPVKETIRGFREILEGKHDDIPEQAFLYVGTIEEAVLKAKELAK; encoded by the coding sequence GTGAACAAAGGAACTATAACACAAATTATAAGTGCCGTTGTGGACGTTGCTTTTAAAGATGAGTTGCCTGCAATATATAATGCTTTAAAAGTAAAATTAGATGATAAAGAACTTGTACTTGAAGTTGAACAACACTTAGGGAATAATGTTGTAAGAACAGTTGCTATGGATTCAACTGATGGTTTAAAAAGAGGAATGGAAGTTATAGACACAGGAAAACCTATAACTGTACCAGTAGGAAAAGCTGTATTAGGAAGAATATTGAATGTTTTAGGGGAACCTGTTGATAATCAAGGGCCACTTAATGCAGAAACATTCTTACCTATTCATAGAGAAGCTCCTGAGTTTGATGACTTAGAAACTGAAACTGAAATTTTTGAAACAGGAATAAAAGTTATAGATTTATTAGCTCCATATATAAAAGGGGGAAAGATAGGTCTATTTGGAGGAGCAGGAGTTGGAAAAACAGTTCTTATAATGGAACTTATCAACAACATTGCTAAAGGACATGGAGGAATTTCAGTTTTTGCAGGAGTTGGAGAAAGAACAAGAGAAGGAAGAGACTTATATGGAGAAATGACTGAATCAGGAGTTATTTCAAAAACAGCTCTAGTTTATGGTCAAATGAATGAGCCACCTGGAGCAAGACTTAGAGTTGCTTTAACTGGTCTTACAGTTGCAGAAAACTTTAGAGATAAAGATGGTCAAGACGTACTTCTATTTATAGATAATATATTTAGATTTACTCAAGCTGGTTCAGAAGTTTCAGCACTATTAGGAAGAATACCGTCAGCCGTTGGATATCAACCTAACCTTGCAACAGAAATGGGAGCTTTACAAGAAAGAATAACATCTACAAAATCAGGATCTATAACATCTGTTCAAGCTGTTTATGTACCTGCAGATGACTTGACTGACCCTGCACCAGCAACAACATTCTCACACTTGGATGCAACAACAGTTCTTTCAAGAAATATAGCTTCATTAGGAATATATCCAGCTGTTGACCCATTAGATTCAACATCTAAGGCCTTATCAGAAGATATAGTTGGAAGAGAACACTATGAAGTTGCGAGAAAAGTACAAGAAGTATTACAAAGATATAAAGAACTTCAAGATATTATAGCTATACTTGGTATGGATGAATTGTCTGATGAAGATAAATTAACAGTATCAAGAGCAAGAAAAATTGAAAGATTTTTCTCACAACCTTTCTCAGTTGCAGAACAATTTACAGGAATGGAAGGAAAATACGTTCCAGTAAAAGAAACTATAAGAGGATTCAGAGAAATATTAGAAGGAAAACATGATGATATTCCTGAACAAGCATTCTTATATGTTGGAACAATTGAAGAGGCTGTTCTTAAAGCAAAAGAATTAGCTAAATAA
- a CDS encoding ArsR/SmtB family transcription factor has translation MAKNTASCDCDCVHSEIVEKTRKNFPKDELLGDLSDFFKVIGDGTRIKILWALDSNEMCVCDIANLLNMTKSAVSHQLRGLREANLVKFRKSGKEVFYSLSDNHVKEIFEQGLIHIQEKKGEE, from the coding sequence TTGGCAAAAAATACTGCAAGTTGTGATTGTGATTGTGTCCATTCTGAAATTGTTGAGAAAACGAGAAAAAATTTCCCGAAGGATGAACTTTTAGGAGATTTATCAGATTTTTTTAAAGTTATTGGAGATGGAACCAGAATCAAAATACTTTGGGCTTTAGATTCTAATGAAATGTGTGTATGTGATATTGCAAACCTATTAAATATGACAAAATCTGCAGTTTCACATCAATTAAGAGGATTAAGAGAGGCAAATTTAGTTAAATTTAGAAAATCTGGAAAAGAAGTTTTTTATTCCTTGTCAGATAATCATGTTAAAGAAATATTTGAACAAGGATTGATACATATTCAAGAAAAAAAAGGAGAGGAATAA
- the atpB gene encoding F0F1 ATP synthase subunit A: MILGPIEFTESSLVSGPDIIFSVFGLPVTSTVVTTWIILFIFFLIFKLGTKKLELVPGKFQSILEGIYEFLDSTIGQILGAWKKKYYTYFATLFMFIFLSNIIAFFPVPWARVQEGVLVIYPAFRSPTADLNTTVCLAMITTVMFISINIKNNGILGYLKGFADPTPVMLPLNIVGELAKPLNISMRLFGNMFAGGVIMGLVYMAVPYFVPAALHLYFDLFAGLVQSFVFVTLSMVYVQGSIGDKEYIEA; the protein is encoded by the coding sequence ATGATATTAGGACCAATAGAGTTTACAGAAAGCTCTCTAGTTTCAGGACCGGATATAATTTTTTCGGTATTTGGACTTCCAGTAACTTCAACCGTAGTTACTACTTGGATTATACTCTTTATATTTTTTCTTATTTTTAAATTAGGAACAAAAAAATTAGAGTTAGTACCAGGGAAATTTCAATCTATATTAGAGGGAATATATGAATTTTTAGACTCTACTATTGGGCAAATATTAGGAGCTTGGAAGAAAAAATATTATACATATTTTGCAACACTATTTATGTTTATATTTTTGTCAAATATAATTGCATTTTTCCCTGTCCCTTGGGCTAGAGTTCAAGAGGGAGTATTAGTGATTTATCCAGCATTTAGATCCCCAACAGCAGATTTAAATACAACTGTGTGCTTAGCTATGATAACTACAGTTATGTTTATTTCTATAAATATAAAAAATAATGGGATACTAGGATATTTAAAAGGATTTGCAGATCCAACACCAGTAATGCTACCATTAAATATAGTAGGAGAACTTGCAAAACCATTGAATATCTCTATGAGATTGTTTGGTAATATGTTTGCTGGGGGAGTTATAATGGGACTTGTATATATGGCAGTACCTTATTTTGTTCCAGCAGCTCTACACTTATATTTTGATTTATTTGCAGGATTGGTACAAAGTTTTGTTTTCGTAACTCTTTCTATGGTATATGTTCAAGGGTCTATTGGAGACAAAGAATACATAGAAGCTTAA
- the atpG gene encoding ATP synthase F1 subunit gamma — MAGMKEIKSRIKSVQSTRQITNAMEIVSTTKFKKYSKLVVESRPYEESMRKILGNIASGVKYEKHPLFDGKKEVKNIAVIVITSDRGLCGSFNSSTLKALERLVSENKDKTITIIPIGKKAIDHASKKKYDFSESFSKIAPEEMNRIAKNISEEVVDKYNKDIFDEIHIIYNKFISALRYDLTCEKIIPIKRIEGSVNSEYIFEPDTDYILSSLLPRFINLQVYQAILNNTASEHSARKNSMSSATDNADEMIKTLDIKYNRNRQAAITQEITEIVGGASAL, encoded by the coding sequence ATGGCTGGAATGAAAGAAATAAAAAGTAGAATAAAAAGTGTTCAGTCTACTCGTCAAATTACTAATGCTATGGAAATTGTTTCTACGACAAAATTTAAAAAGTATTCTAAATTAGTTGTAGAATCAAGACCTTATGAAGAAAGTATGAGAAAAATTTTAGGAAATATAGCTTCTGGTGTAAAGTATGAAAAACATCCATTGTTTGATGGTAAAAAAGAAGTTAAAAATATTGCAGTAATAGTTATTACTTCAGATAGAGGTCTTTGTGGAAGTTTTAATAGTTCAACTTTAAAAGCACTAGAAAGATTAGTTTCAGAAAACAAAGATAAAACTATAACAATAATTCCAATAGGGAAAAAAGCCATAGACCATGCTAGTAAAAAGAAATATGATTTTTCAGAGTCTTTTTCAAAAATAGCACCTGAAGAAATGAATAGAATAGCTAAAAATATTTCAGAAGAAGTTGTAGATAAATATAATAAGGATATATTTGATGAAATTCATATAATCTATAATAAATTTATTTCAGCTTTAAGATATGATTTAACTTGTGAAAAAATAATTCCTATCAAAAGAATAGAAGGAAGTGTAAATAGTGAATATATATTTGAGCCAGATACTGACTACATTTTATCTTCGCTTTTACCAAGATTTATAAATTTACAAGTATATCAAGCTATTTTAAATAACACTGCAAGCGAACATTCAGCTAGAAAAAATTCTATGAGTAGTGCTACTGATAATGCAGATGAAATGATAAAAACTTTAGATATAAAATATAATAGAAATAGACAAGCTGCAATAACTCAAGAAATAACTGAAATAGTTGGAGGAGCATCTGCTTTATAA
- a CDS encoding glycerate kinase family protein yields MKIVIAPDSFKESMTAHEACISIEKGMKKIFPNAEYIKVPMADGGEGTTQSLVDATNGKIYYVETTDPLGNKIQSKFGILGSNDIAILEMASTSGLELVPRDKRNPMITTTYGTGELIKKAMDMGVKTILVGIGGSATNDGGAGMLQALGGKLLDKNNKQIGFGGGELSKITKIDLSEIDSRIKDVNFIVACDVQNPLTGENGASNIFGRQKGASEEMVKILDENLRHYAKIIKENLNIDIENVPGSGAAGGLGAGLMAFLSANLKKGIDIVIEYTDLDRKMKNADLVITGEGSIDAQTRFGKTPYGVITVAKKYNIPNITLAGNVGKDIEILYDYGFDAIFSIMQGVDTLENALKNGKENLEKTAENIARFFKFSLRK; encoded by the coding sequence ATGAAAATTGTAATCGCTCCAGATTCTTTTAAAGAAAGTATGACAGCTCATGAAGCTTGTATTTCAATTGAGAAAGGTATGAAAAAAATATTTCCTAATGCCGAATATATAAAAGTTCCTATGGCTGATGGTGGAGAAGGTACTACTCAATCTCTTGTCGATGCTACAAATGGAAAGATTTATTATGTTGAAACTACTGATCCTCTAGGAAATAAAATTCAATCTAAATTTGGAATATTAGGTTCTAATGATATTGCTATTTTAGAAATGGCTAGTACAAGTGGATTAGAATTAGTTCCTAGAGATAAAAGAAATCCAATGATTACTACAACTTATGGAACTGGTGAACTTATAAAAAAAGCTATGGATATGGGAGTTAAAACTATATTAGTAGGTATTGGTGGTAGTGCAACCAACGATGGTGGGGCTGGTATGCTTCAAGCTTTAGGTGGAAAATTATTAGATAAAAACAACAAACAAATAGGTTTTGGTGGAGGAGAACTATCTAAAATAACTAAAATTGATCTTTCTGAAATAGATAGTAGAATAAAAGATGTCAATTTTATCGTTGCTTGTGATGTTCAAAACCCTTTAACTGGAGAAAATGGTGCTTCTAATATTTTTGGCAGACAAAAAGGTGCTTCTGAAGAAATGGTTAAAATATTAGATGAAAATTTAAGACATTATGCCAAAATTATAAAAGAAAATTTGAATATCGATATTGAAAATGTTCCAGGTTCTGGAGCTGCTGGTGGATTAGGAGCTGGACTTATGGCTTTTCTTTCTGCTAATTTAAAAAAAGGTATTGATATTGTAATAGAATATACAGATCTAGATAGAAAAATGAAAAATGCAGATCTTGTAATAACTGGAGAAGGCAGTATTGATGCTCAAACTCGCTTTGGAAAAACTCCCTATGGAGTTATTACAGTAGCTAAAAAATATAATATCCCCAATATCACTCTTGCTGGAAATGTTGGGAAAGATATAGAGATATTATATGATTATGGTTTTGATGCTATTTTTTCAATTATGCAAGGTGTTGATACGTTAGAAAATGCTCTAAAAAATGGAAAAGAAAATCTTGAAAAGACTGCTGAAAATATTGCTAGATTTTTTAAATTTTCTTTAAGAAAATAA
- a CDS encoding nitroreductase family protein yields MDLLKLIGNRYSCRRYSTQELNSEVLDKVLEAGRLAPTSHNNQPQRIYVVKSEKAKEKLMKDFAYDFKAPCYLVCGYNKDEVWKNDFNGDKESGEIDISIVMTHMLLMAEELGLGACWIGRMNPETVKKNLEISDNVEIVAVLSLGYHREDDRPSKLHQIRRSNNELVKIL; encoded by the coding sequence ATGGATTTATTAAAATTAATAGGTAACAGATATAGTTGTAGAAGATACTCTACTCAAGAATTAAATTCAGAAGTTCTTGATAAGGTTTTAGAAGCTGGTAGACTTGCTCCAACTTCTCACAATAATCAACCTCAAAGAATTTATGTTGTAAAAAGTGAAAAAGCTAAAGAAAAATTAATGAAAGATTTTGCTTATGACTTTAAAGCTCCTTGTTATTTAGTTTGTGGATATAACAAAGATGAAGTTTGGAAAAATGATTTTAACGGAGATAAAGAAAGTGGAGAAATTGATATTTCTATCGTTATGACTCATATGTTGTTAATGGCAGAAGAATTAGGGCTTGGAGCTTGTTGGATTGGTAGAATGAATCCAGAAACAGTTAAAAAAAATCTAGAAATATCAGATAATGTCGAAATTGTTGCTGTTTTAAGTTTAGGATATCACAGAGAAGATGATAGACCATCTAAACTTCATCAAATTCGTAGATCTAACAATGAATTAGTTAAAATTTTATAA
- the atpH gene encoding ATP synthase F1 subunit delta, giving the protein MIKSQVGKRYAKAIFDIAEAKNQIKEIYELLNSAMELYKKDIEFKNFIINPLIDNEKKKVVLREIFENSDEDNLNILLYILDKKRINCIKYIVSEYLKIYYAKNRILNVEATFTKELTEEQKKKLIEKLSQKTGKEINLDVKIDKNILGGGILKIGDRVIDGSIRRELNNWKKS; this is encoded by the coding sequence ATGATAAAAAGTCAAGTTGGAAAAAGATATGCAAAAGCAATATTTGATATTGCAGAAGCAAAAAATCAAATAAAGGAAATATATGAATTATTAAATTCAGCTATGGAGCTTTATAAAAAAGATATTGAGTTTAAAAATTTTATTATAAACCCTTTAATTGATAATGAAAAAAAGAAAGTTGTGTTACGTGAAATTTTTGAAAATTCTGATGAAGATAATCTAAATATTTTACTTTATATTTTAGATAAAAAAAGAATAAACTGTATTAAATATATTGTTAGTGAATATTTGAAAATATATTATGCAAAAAATAGAATTTTAAATGTTGAAGCAACTTTTACAAAAGAATTAACGGAAGAACAAAAGAAAAAACTTATAGAAAAACTATCTCAAAAAACTGGAAAAGAAATAAACTTAGATGTAAAAATTGATAAAAATATTCTAGGTGGAGGAATTCTAAAAATTGGAGATAGGGTTATTGACGGCTCTATTCGTAGAGAATTAAATAACTGGAAAAAAAGTTAA
- the atpA gene encoding F0F1 ATP synthase subunit alpha: protein MKIRPEEVSSIIKKEIDSYKKTLEIKTSGSVLEVGDGIARIYGLSNAMSGELLEFPHGVMGMALNLEEDNVGAVILGNASLIKEGDEVRATGKVVSVPAGENLLGRVINSLGEPIDGKGNIVADKYMPIERKASGIISRQPVTEPLQTGIKSIDGMVPIGRGQRELIIGDRQTGKTAIAIDTIINQKGQNVKCIYVAIGQKRSTVAQIYKKLSDLGCMDYTIIVAATASEAAPLQYMAPYSGVAIGEYFMEKGEHVLIIYDDLSKHAVAYREMSLLLRRPPGREAYPGDVFYLHSRLLERAAKLSDELGGGSITALPIIETQAGDVSAYIPTNVISITDGQIFLESQLFNSGFRPAINAGISVSRVGGAAQIKAMKQVASKVKLELAQYTELLTFAQFGSDLDKATKAQLERGHRIMEILKQPQYQPFTVERQVISFYAVINGHLDDIEVVDVRRFEKELLEYLKSNTNILTEIAEKKALDKDLEEKVKSEIATFKKSFN, encoded by the coding sequence TTGAAAATTAGACCAGAAGAAGTAAGTTCTATTATAAAAAAAGAAATAGATAGTTACAAAAAAACATTGGAAATAAAAACTTCTGGGTCTGTTCTTGAAGTTGGAGACGGTATTGCAAGAATATATGGTTTGAGTAATGCTATGTCTGGAGAGCTTCTTGAATTTCCCCATGGAGTAATGGGAATGGCTTTAAACTTAGAAGAAGATAATGTTGGAGCCGTTATCCTTGGTAATGCCTCTCTTATAAAAGAGGGAGATGAAGTTAGAGCAACTGGTAAAGTTGTTTCTGTTCCTGCTGGTGAGAATTTATTAGGAAGAGTTATCAATTCACTAGGAGAGCCAATAGATGGAAAAGGGAATATAGTTGCAGATAAGTATATGCCTATTGAAAGAAAGGCTTCTGGAATTATATCAAGACAACCGGTTACTGAGCCACTTCAAACTGGTATTAAATCAATAGATGGTATGGTACCTATTGGAAGAGGACAAAGAGAACTTATAATTGGAGATAGACAAACAGGTAAAACAGCTATTGCTATTGATACAATAATTAATCAAAAGGGTCAAAATGTAAAATGTATTTATGTTGCAATAGGTCAAAAGAGATCAACTGTTGCACAAATATATAAAAAATTAAGTGATTTAGGATGTATGGATTATACAATTATAGTTGCTGCAACTGCATCTGAAGCAGCTCCTTTGCAATATATGGCACCTTATTCTGGTGTAGCAATAGGGGAATATTTTATGGAAAAAGGAGAGCATGTCTTAATAATTTATGATGATTTATCTAAACATGCAGTAGCTTATAGAGAGATGTCTTTACTACTTAGAAGACCACCTGGACGTGAAGCTTATCCAGGGGACGTATTCTATTTACATTCAAGATTACTTGAAAGAGCAGCTAAACTATCTGATGAATTAGGTGGAGGTTCTATAACTGCTCTTCCTATAATTGAAACACAAGCAGGAGATGTATCAGCATACATACCTACAAATGTTATTTCAATTACAGATGGACAAATATTCTTAGAGTCACAATTGTTTAACTCAGGATTTAGACCAGCAATAAATGCAGGTATATCTGTATCAAGAGTTGGAGGAGCTGCTCAAATAAAAGCTATGAAGCAAGTTGCTTCAAAAGTAAAACTGGAGCTTGCACAATACACAGAGTTATTGACATTTGCTCAATTTGGGTCTGATTTAGATAAAGCAACTAAGGCTCAACTTGAAAGAGGACATAGAATAATGGAAATTTTAAAACAACCACAATATCAACCATTTACTGTTGAAAGACAAGTAATCTCTTTCTATGCAGTTATAAATGGACATTTAGATGATATTGAAGTTGTAGATGTTAGAAGATTTGAAAAAGAATTACTAGAATATTTAAAATCTAATACTAACATTTTAACTGAAATAGCAGAGAAAAAAGCATTGGATAAGGATTTAGAAGAAAAAGTAAAATCTGAAATAGCTACTTTCAAAAAAAGTTTTAATTAA
- the atpF gene encoding F0F1 ATP synthase subunit B: MPIISIDTTFFWQIINFFVLIFIVKKYFKEPIGKIISERKKKIETELVEATKNKNEAEKLLKEAEEQISSSRKEASEIVRNAQRKAEEEAHLLIKEARDNRENIIKATELEVEKIKSDTKAELSNEVKALAAELAEKIINERIDSKQEDSLIDKFIEEVGEDK, translated from the coding sequence GTGCCAATAATATCTATTGATACTACTTTTTTTTGGCAAATAATAAACTTTTTTGTACTTATATTTATTGTAAAAAAATATTTTAAAGAACCTATAGGAAAAATTATAAGTGAAAGAAAGAAAAAAATTGAAACTGAACTAGTTGAAGCAACTAAAAATAAAAATGAAGCTGAAAAACTTTTGAAAGAAGCTGAGGAACAAATTAGCTCTTCAAGAAAAGAAGCTAGTGAAATTGTTAGAAATGCACAGAGAAAAGCGGAAGAAGAAGCACATCTTTTAATAAAAGAAGCTAGAGATAATAGAGAAAATATTATAAAAGCAACTGAATTAGAAGTTGAGAAAATAAAAAGTGATACTAAGGCTGAATTAAGCAATGAGGTTAAAGCTTTAGCTGCTGAATTAGCAGAAAAAATAATAAATGAAAGAATTGACAGTAAACAGGAAGATTCGCTTATTGACAAGTTTATAGAAGAGGTAGGCGAAGATAAATGA